The uncultured Sunxiuqinia sp. genomic sequence ACAACAAACAATATCCACAGTGGTTTTGTATATTTCCACGCGAAATCAATTTCTCCAAAACTTATTTCGGGATCTCTTTTAACAACAGATGCTGAAACAACTTCAACATAACCTTTTTAAGGGGTATGACGTTGTTATGAAAACAATGAATCTACGAACTCTTTTCCACGGAAAATTTGAAGGTCTTCCATTTTTTCGCCAATACCAATGTATTTAACAGGAATTTTAAATTGGTCAGAAATACCAATTACCACGCCCCCTTTAGCTGTTCCATCAAGCTTTGTCAGTGCCAAGGCAGAAACTTCTGTAGCTTTGGTAAATTGTTTGGCTTGTTCAAAAGCGTTTTGTCCGGTAGAACCATCTAAAATCAGTAAAACTTCATGCGGAGCATCAGGCACAATTTTCTGCATTACTTTTTTGATTTTAGACAACTCATTCATCAGATTTATTTTGTTGTGCAAGCGACCAGCAGTATCAATAATGGCCACATCAGCACCTTGAGCTTTAGCTGACGCCACTGTATCATAAGCCACCGATGCCGGATCAGAGCCCATACTCTGTTTTACCAAGGGAACATCGACCCGTTGAGCCCAAATTTCAAGCTGATCGATAGCAGCAGCACGAAAAGTATCCGCAGCACCTAAAACAACCTTTTTACCAGCTTTTTTAAAATTATAAGCCAATTTACCAATGGTCGTTGTTTTTCCAACCCCATTCACCCCAACAACCATAATCACATGAGGAGTATGGGTCGCTGGAAGGTTAAAATCCGCTTCGTCTACCGTGTTATTTTCTTCCAACAAGGCAGCAATTTCTTCTTTCAATAGGGTATTGAGTTCATCAACACCAAAATACTTATCTTTTGAAACCCGTTCTTCAATGCGCCTAATAATCTTTAGGGTTGTATCAACGCCAACATCCGAAGTAATTAACACTTCTTCCAGATTATCAAGGACTTCGTCATCAACTTTAGATTTGCCTGCAATGGCTCGACCCAATTTTTTGAAAACATTTTCCTTAGTTTTTGACAATCCCTGATCCAGGCTTTCCTTTTTTGATTTAGTAAATGATC encodes the following:
- the ftsY gene encoding signal recognition particle-docking protein FtsY yields the protein MGLFGSFTKSKKESLDQGLSKTKENVFKKLGRAIAGKSKVDDEVLDNLEEVLITSDVGVDTTLKIIRRIEERVSKDKYFGVDELNTLLKEEIAALLEENNTVDEADFNLPATHTPHVIMVVGVNGVGKTTTIGKLAYNFKKAGKKVVLGAADTFRAAAIDQLEIWAQRVDVPLVKQSMGSDPASVAYDTVASAKAQGADVAIIDTAGRLHNKINLMNELSKIKKVMQKIVPDAPHEVLLILDGSTGQNAFEQAKQFTKATEVSALALTKLDGTAKGGVVIGISDQFKIPVKYIGIGEKMEDLQIFRGKEFVDSLFS